A genome region from Magnolia sinica isolate HGM2019 chromosome 8, MsV1, whole genome shotgun sequence includes the following:
- the LOC131252596 gene encoding auxin transporter-like protein 2: MLPQKQAEESIVSYNETENEGKEEEKEDTSILSVKSFLWHGGSVYDAWFSCASNQVAQVLLTLPYSFSQLGMLSGILLQLFYGILGSWTAYLISVLYVEYRSRKEKENVSFKNHVIQWFEVLDGLLGPYWKAMGLAFNCTFLLFGSVIQLIACASNIYYINDRLDKRTWTYIFGACCATTVFIPSFHNYRIWSFLGLGMTTYTAWYLTIAALVHGQVEGVSHTAPTKLVLYFTGATNILYTFGGHAVTVEIMHAMWKPQKFKYIYLLATLYVFTLTLPSASAVYWAFGDQLLNHSNAFSLLPKNAFRDAAVILMLIHQFITFGFACTPLYFVWEKVIGVHDTKSICLRAIARLPVVIPIWFLAIIFPFFGPINSAVGALLVSFTVYIIPSLAHILTYRKASARQNAAEKPPFFLPSWTAMFVVNAFVVVWVFIVGFGFGGWASMTNFVRQVDTFGLFAKCYQCAKPAPTPAQHH; the protein is encoded by the exons ATGTTGCCGCAGAAGCAAGCGGAAGAATCGATTGTAAGCTACAACGAGACGGAGAATgaaggaaaagaggaagagaaggaAGACACGTCGATATTGAGCGTCAAAAGCTTTCTCTGGCATGGAGGCTCCGTTTACGACGCCTGGTTCAGCTGCGCTTCTAATCAA GTGGCGCAGGTTCTTTTAACGTTGCCGTACTCCTTTTCTCAGCTGGGGATGCTTTCCGGAATCCTGCTGCAGCTCTTCTATGGAATCCTCGGGAGCTGGACGGCGTATCTCATTAGCGTACTCTACGTAGAGTACCGGAGCCGAAAGGAGAAAGAGAACGTTAGCTTCAAGAACCATGTCATTCAG TGGTTTGAAGTTCTGGATGGGTTGCTGGGGCCTTACTGGAAAGCAATGGGGCTGGCCTTCAACTGCACTTTCCTTCTCTTTGGGTCTGTCATTCAGCTCATAGCTTGCGCAAG CAACATATACTACATAAACGATCGTTTGGATAAGAGGACATGGACGTATATCTTCGGAGCATGCTGCGCTACTACTGTTTTCATACCGTCCTTCCACAACTACCGAATCTGGTCTTTTCTAGGTCTTGGGATGACGACGTATACGGCCTGGTACTTGACGATTGCAGCTCTAGTCCATGGCCAG GTAGAAGGCGTTTCACACACGGCTCCTACAAAGCTGGTACTGTATTTTACTGGCGCCACCAATATCCTCTACACTTTCGGCGGACACGCTGTCACAGT GGAAATCATGCACGCGATGTGGAAGCCCCAGAAGTTCAAGTACATCTACCTGCTGGCCACACTGTACGTCTTCACACTAACGTTGCCGTCAGCGTCCGCCGTTTACTGGGCCTTTGGCGACCAGCTCCTCAACCACTCCAACGCCTTCTCTCTCCTTCCCAAGAACGCCTTCCGTGATGCCGCCGTTATTCTTATGCTCATCCATCAG TTCATCACGTTCGGGTTCGCATGCACCCCGCTGTATTTCGTGTGGGAGAAGGTGATAGGGGTGCACGACACGAAGAGCATATGTCTGCGTGCTATCGCCCGGCTGCCCGTGGTCATACCGATATGGTTCTTGGCCATCATCTTCCCCTTCTTCGGTCCCATCAACTCGGCCGTGGGAGCGCTCCTGGTTAGCTTCACTGTCTACATCATCCCCTCACTCGCGCATATCCTCACCTACAGAAAAGCCTCTGCACGTCAG AATGCGGCAGAGAAGCCTCCGTTCTTCCTCCCAAGCTGGACAGCCATGTTCGTGGTGAACGCATTCGTGGTTGTGTGGGTCTTCATCGTCGGATTCGGGTTCGGAGGGTGGGCCAGCATGACCAACTTCGTGAGGCAAGTGGACACGTTCGGGCTCTTCGCCAAGTGCTACCAGTGTGCCAAACCTGCACCCACACCAGCTCAACACCATTGA